The Microlunatus soli genome contains the following window.
CCAGGGCGGGGTTGGTGATCTCCCGGTACGGCGAGGCCACCACCTTCAGCGGCACCGGAATGCCGGCGTCCTCCCACTGCTGGACCAGTCGTTCGGTGTCCTCCGGATCGACGTCGACGGTGATCGCCTCCAGGGTGCTCGGCCGGGACGCCTTGGCGAACGCCAGCGCCCGCAGCGTCGGCTTGTGCAGCTTGGAGACCAGCACGATCGCGCGCACCCGGCTGGGCAGCATCCGATCTTCGTCCGGGTCGATGGTGGTCTCGTCGGCGACGGCGTCGTAGTGCCGCCGGATCAGCTTCATCAGACCGAACAACACCACCATCGCGATGATCGCGATGTAGGCACCCTGGACGAACTTGGAGATCAGCACGATGATCAGCACCGTGCCGGTGCAGACCGCGCCGACGCTGTTGATCACTCGAGCGCGGATCATCCGCAGCCGCCGCTTGCGGTCGGTCTCGGTCTTCAGCAACCGGGTCCAGTGGATGATCATGCCGGTCTGGCTGGTGGTGAAGGAGACGAACACCCCGACCACGTAGAGCTGGATCAGTGCGGTCACGCTGGCGTCGAAGGCCAGGATCAGCACGATCGCACCGACCGCCAGCAACAGGATGCCGTTGCTGAAGGCCAGCCGGTCACCGCGGGTGTGCAGCTGCCTCGGCAGGTAGCCGTCCCGGCCCAGGATCGACCCGAGCACGGGGAATCCGTTGAACGCCGTGTTGGCGGCCAGGAACAGGATCAGCATGGTGGCGCCGAGGACGAAGTAGAACGCCGGCGGGAAGCCGCTGAAGATCACCCGGGCCAGCTGACCGATGGCGGTGTCGGCATTGATGTCGACGATCCGGCCGTTCAACGTGTAGTGACTGAACGGCTTGTCGACCAGATGCAGACCGGTCAGGTTGGCCAGCGAGATGACGCCGATCATCATCGCGACCGCGATCGTGGCCAGCATCGCCAGCGTTGTCGCCGCGTTCTTGCTCTTCGGCTTGCGGAAGGCCGGTACGCCGTTTGAGATCGCCTCCACACCGGTCAGTGCCGCCGACCCGGAGGAGAACGTCCGCGCCATCAACACCACAAACGCCAGCCCGGTCAGTCCGGTGAACCGGCTGTCCCCCTGGACGCCGTATTTGGCGGTCTCGACCTGAAGATCATTTCCGAGCACCAGGATCCGGACCAGACCGGTCACGATCATGATCAGCACGCCGCCGATGAAACAGTAGGTCGGGATCGCGAACAGTGTCCCCGATTCCCTGACCCCGCGCAGATTCATAGCTGTCAGTAACAACACGACAAGGGTTGCAGCAAAAGCTTCGTGTCCCTTGAGGAAAGGAAAAACGGCCTCGGCGTTCTGGATGCCCGAGGACACCGACACCGCGACGGTCAGCACGTAGTCGACCAGCAACGCCGACGCCACCGTCAGCCCGGCATTGGGGCCGAGATTGGTGGTCGCCACCTCGTAGTCGCCGCCGCCGGACGGATAGGCGCGCACGTTCTGCCGGTAGGACGCGACAACGATGATCATCACCAGCGCGACCAGGATCGCGATCTTCCAGGAGTACGCGTAACCTGCCAGCCCGGCCAGCGACAGGGTGATCAGGATCTCGTCCGGTGCGTAGGCGACCGAGCTCATCGCGTCGGAGGCGAAGACGGGCAGGGCGATCCGTTTCGGCAGCAGGGTCTCGCCCAGCTGCGTACTGCGCAGCTTGCGACCGATCAGCAGTCGCTTGCCCACATCCGCGATATTCACGTCCGGAAACTCTATGCCCCCAACAGGCTGTTGCCCGCATTTGACGACCGACCGACACAAACCCGAGATGGGGGTTTGCCGTTACGGTTGCAGTGGATCAGGATGAACCGCAACGCGATCGATGCAGCGAGCATCGACCAGGTGGGTTCAACACCACCCACTCAGTGG
Protein-coding sequences here:
- a CDS encoding APC family permease produces the protein MNIADVGKRLLIGRKLRSTQLGETLLPKRIALPVFASDAMSSVAYAPDEILITLSLAGLAGYAYSWKIAILVALVMIIVVASYRQNVRAYPSGGGDYEVATTNLGPNAGLTVASALLVDYVLTVAVSVSSGIQNAEAVFPFLKGHEAFAATLVVLLLTAMNLRGVRESGTLFAIPTYCFIGGVLIMIVTGLVRILVLGNDLQVETAKYGVQGDSRFTGLTGLAFVVLMARTFSSGSAALTGVEAISNGVPAFRKPKSKNAATTLAMLATIAVAMMIGVISLANLTGLHLVDKPFSHYTLNGRIVDINADTAIGQLARVIFSGFPPAFYFVLGATMLILFLAANTAFNGFPVLGSILGRDGYLPRQLHTRGDRLAFSNGILLLAVGAIVLILAFDASVTALIQLYVVGVFVSFTTSQTGMIIHWTRLLKTETDRKRRLRMIRARVINSVGAVCTGTVLIIVLISKFVQGAYIAIIAMVVLFGLMKLIRRHYDAVADETTIDPDEDRMLPSRVRAIVLVSKLHKPTLRALAFAKASRPSTLEAITVDVDPEDTERLVQQWEDAGIPVPLKVVASPYREITNPALEFVKNVRRESPRDVVTVYIPEYVVGHWWEQALHNQSALRLKARLLFTPGVMVTSVPYHLQSSSAANSRMEREARRRTRVRR